Proteins from one Natrinema salinisoli genomic window:
- a CDS encoding DHH family phosphoesterase, which yields MSYRRAPTGGAFVGATPLVTESVSDSVRSLDPLVLSLLVLVVVGLALGGWWLIRWFRRPPGVRLQRMLAGHDEVTVLMHPNPDPDAMSCAMGVAAIADSVDTDTTLQFSGEIRHQENRAFRTVLDLDLESIDASSQLAAGPVVLVDHNTPRGFTGAQTVEPIAVVDHHPGNGAGTEFTDVRTDYGAASTIIVEYLNDIGATMAGEDGSSDFEISPELATGLLYGIQSDTNHLTNGCSRAEFDACATLFSGIDEDLLDRIANPQVSDDVLQVKATAITQKRVEGPFATCDVGEIGNVDAIPQAADELMQLEGVTAVVVYGEHDGTLHMSGRSRDDRVHMGETLRHAISDIPMASAGGHARMGGGQLSVDHMNGIGPSDGISREEFEERLFSAMAGER from the coding sequence ATGAGCTATCGGCGCGCTCCGACGGGAGGTGCCTTCGTCGGGGCAACCCCGTTGGTAACCGAGTCAGTAAGCGACTCGGTCCGTTCTCTCGATCCGCTCGTTCTCTCGCTTCTCGTTCTCGTCGTCGTGGGGCTCGCTCTCGGTGGCTGGTGGCTGATTCGCTGGTTTCGTCGACCGCCGGGCGTCCGGCTCCAGCGCATGCTCGCCGGTCACGACGAAGTGACCGTCTTGATGCATCCGAACCCCGATCCCGACGCCATGTCGTGTGCGATGGGCGTCGCGGCGATCGCGGACTCCGTCGACACCGACACCACGTTGCAGTTCTCGGGCGAAATTCGCCATCAGGAGAACCGCGCGTTCCGAACGGTCCTCGATCTGGACCTCGAGTCCATCGACGCGAGCTCCCAGCTCGCCGCGGGTCCGGTGGTGCTGGTCGATCACAACACGCCGCGGGGATTCACCGGTGCCCAGACCGTCGAGCCGATCGCGGTCGTCGACCACCATCCCGGTAACGGGGCCGGGACGGAGTTCACCGACGTGCGAACGGACTACGGCGCGGCGTCGACGATCATCGTCGAGTACCTGAACGACATCGGTGCGACGATGGCCGGCGAGGACGGCTCGAGCGACTTCGAAATCTCGCCGGAGCTGGCGACCGGCCTCCTCTACGGCATCCAGTCCGATACGAACCACCTGACGAACGGGTGTTCGCGGGCCGAGTTCGACGCCTGTGCGACGCTGTTTTCCGGGATCGACGAGGACCTGCTCGATCGGATTGCCAATCCGCAGGTCAGCGACGACGTACTACAGGTCAAGGCGACGGCGATCACGCAAAAGCGGGTCGAGGGCCCCTTCGCCACCTGCGACGTCGGCGAGATCGGCAACGTCGACGCGATTCCGCAGGCCGCGGACGAACTGATGCAACTCGAGGGCGTCACGGCGGTCGTCGTCTACGGCGAACACGACGGGACGTTACATATGTCCGGGCGCTCGCGCGACGATCGGGTCCACATGGGCGAGACGCTGCGCCACGCGATCAGCGACATTCCGATGGCCAGCGCGGGCGGCCACGCGCGAATGGGCGGCGGACAGCTCTCGGTCGATCACATGAACGGAATCGGCCCCTCCGACGGGATCAGCCGCGAAGAATTCGAAGAACGGCTCTTTTCCGCGATGGCCGGCGAACGGTGA
- a CDS encoding HVO_0758 family zinc finger protein, with translation MKSVRKALRAGDLEKDTYDRLVCGECEKPLKTENDPDEIKTVRICPECGAEWKEIR, from the coding sequence ATGAAATCAGTCCGGAAGGCACTCCGTGCCGGCGACCTCGAGAAGGACACCTACGATCGACTCGTCTGTGGCGAGTGCGAGAAGCCGCTGAAGACCGAAAACGACCCGGACGAGATCAAGACGGTTCGTATCTGTCCGGAGTGCGGGGCCGAGTGGAAGGAGATCCGCTAG